In Rhodopirellula sp. P2, the DNA window ATGGTCACAGCCCCCAGTTTTCGATCCAGCGTGTAATTCTTCTTCCCGTAGGCAAGGATTTTCGCCCGGATTTTCAGGCCATCGCGAGACGTCCAGGTGTGCATTTCAAGGTCGCCACCTGATTCCCTTTCGGATTCGCTTTTGCTCAGCTTCTTGACGAACTCGCGGTCTTCGTCCGAGAGGTCAGTCAATTCGATGGCGGCCAAGCGGCCTGAGCCACGGCGTTTCAAGATGGCCGTGGTTTCGTTGGATCCAATCAGCTCGCCTTCCAATTTGTACGCACCGTTGGCACTGGTCCAGGTACGAGGTTTCGCGCTGGCGAACGAAGCGGTCGAAACGACCGCGACAAGAAGTAAGAAGTGACGAAGCATGGTGTGATCTCATCAGCGTGGTTGGAAATGAATCAGTTGTTGTCGTTCGATGCATCACCTGATTCATCGGTTGACGAATCGTCGGTGGAATCCGCTGGCTCGTCTGAATCCTCGGGACTGGGCAATCGAACAAGCAGATAAGTGTCTTGCGTTTTCGTTCCAAAGTGAACCAAAACGGACGCTTCATCCTGCGTCAAATTATAGAGACCGGTCTCGGCGATGACGTCCTCGCTCTCGCCAATTCGCATGGCGACTCGTTGAGTTTTCTTGTCGACCTGACCCTGGATCGCCTGGGTTTCGTCGGTCTTTTGATTGTAGAGCGTTCCCGAGATGATTCCCTCTTTGTTGACCGCCAGTTGGATGATGCGATCTGGATCGATGTCATCAGCATCGGTCGTCAAGGCAAAGGTTCCCAGAGGCAGCCATTCGGATTTTTCTGCCGACTCTTCACTTTCGGGGGCTTCCACGGTCGCCAGGTCCGCCGCCGTTTGTGCGAACTCTTCGGACGTTGCCACTTCCTCGCCACCGATGTAAACACGATTGTCTTCGTAGGTCACGTTGCCTTCGCTGCCGTAGTCGTAGTAGACCGGTTGCTCCATCGATGCCGCAGGGGCACTCCAGGTAAACCAGTTGGTGACCATCGGATAGGTGGGCGTGCTCCACCAATACGAGGAGGGGTAGTACCTGTACGAATAGAAGTAGTGCCAACCACAGAATCGGAACGGATGTCGTCCCCACCAATTGGGACCAAAGCCGTGGTAGTGCCAGCCGTGGCGAACTTGGTTGCCCCAACGATGAAAGTGATCCAGTCGATGCGGCGGAACGGCCGGCCAATTGCTGACGTTGTTCAACCGGTTTTGCCAGCGATTGTTGATCTGGTTGACTCGATTGTTGTCGAGGTTGGCCCAGCCGACTTTGTTGTTGATGATGTTGTTGTTGCCGATGTTCACGTCACCAATGTTGATGTCCGGGCGACGATTGGGCGGCAGTCGATCACCGGGATTCGGGCGGTGATCCAGACCGGGGCGGTTCCCTGATCCGGGGCGAGTCCCGGTGCCTGGACGATCCGCGAAGGAGGGACGCTCACCATTGCCCGGTCGGTCACCGATTCCCGGTCGGTTGCCGTTGCCGGGACGGTCTCCAATTCCAGGGCGGTCTCCACTTCCAGGCCGATCGGGTGTGCCTGGTCGGCTGGGGCGTTCCGGACGATCGGACAAATTGGGGCGATCATTTCCGCCGGGACGCAGAGGACCATCCAGCCCCAAGAAGTTGCCGACGTCGCCAGTGGAAGGACGACCACCGGGGAGCTTTCCAAAGTCGGGCATGTCAGGGCGGTTGGAGCCGCCGGGGCGACTGGGACGGTCACTGCCGGGGCGATTTCCGCTGGGCAGATTGCCGCCTGGCAGATTGGGCCGACTCGCGCCGGGACGATTGGCCCCCGGCCGATCTGACCCGGGCCGATCTGACCCGGGCCGATTGCCAGGAAGAGTGTTGGGGCGGTCTGGGCGATTGGGCAGGTTGCTGCCCGGACGTGTGATCCCGGGCTGGTTCGCACCAGGTTGAGAGAGATTGGGACGTGATGTGTCAGGCCGGGAGGGACGCGTTCCGGCGCTGGGAAGACTTGGGCGGCTGGCACTGGGCAAGCCCATGTTGGGGCGGCTGGTGCTGGGACGCCCCGAGCTGGGGCGACTGAAGTTGTTGCCGCCCACGTGAGGCATGCTAGTTTGAGGCCGGCTGGTCGGCATCCGGTTGCCACCACCAAAGTTGCCGCCCATGTTTCCACGATTGAAGTTCGAACCGCCACCCATGTTGGGGCGAGCCCCGCCCATGCTAGGTCGTGCTCCACCGCCTCCACCACCAAACGATCGACCGCCTCCGCCGCCACCTCGTCCTCCGAATCCGCCCGCTTCGAGGGACGGCAAGGAAATGGTGGTCAGGGAAAGTGCGACGCAAACCGACACCCAGCGCCAAGGCTGCATTGGATTGATCGAAAGATTCATTGGTTGGCTCCCGATGGGGTCGCGGTATTGGGGGAAGGTTCGGTGGTTGATGTGGTGTCGGCTTCCGTTTGACGTCGGAGCGTGACGGCTTGGCCATTGGGAAGCGGTTCGCCGTTGACGACTCGCGAAATGATACGAACGGTCATCGTGTCGCGATCAACGGGGCGGACAATGCAAGTCGCCGTGGCCTGT includes these proteins:
- a CDS encoding mu-protocadherin- cell-suface protein; the encoded protein is MNLSINPMQPWRWVSVCVALSLTTISLPSLEAGGFGGRGGGGGGRSFGGGGGGARPSMGGARPNMGGGSNFNRGNMGGNFGGGNRMPTSRPQTSMPHVGGNNFSRPSSGRPSTSRPNMGLPSASRPSLPSAGTRPSRPDTSRPNLSQPGANQPGITRPGSNLPNRPDRPNTLPGNRPGSDRPGSDRPGANRPGASRPNLPGGNLPSGNRPGSDRPSRPGGSNRPDMPDFGKLPGGRPSTGDVGNFLGLDGPLRPGGNDRPNLSDRPERPSRPGTPDRPGSGDRPGIGDRPGNGNRPGIGDRPGNGERPSFADRPGTGTRPGSGNRPGLDHRPNPGDRLPPNRRPDINIGDVNIGNNNIINNKVGWANLDNNRVNQINNRWQNRLNNVSNWPAVPPHRLDHFHRWGNQVRHGWHYHGFGPNWWGRHPFRFCGWHYFYSYRYYPSSYWWSTPTYPMVTNWFTWSAPAASMEQPVYYDYGSEGNVTYEDNRVYIGGEEVATSEEFAQTAADLATVEAPESEESAEKSEWLPLGTFALTTDADDIDPDRIIQLAVNKEGIISGTLYNQKTDETQAIQGQVDKKTQRVAMRIGESEDVIAETGLYNLTQDEASVLVHFGTKTQDTYLLVRLPSPEDSDEPADSTDDSSTDESGDASNDNN